From the genome of Streptomyces sp. NBC_01116, one region includes:
- a CDS encoding ATP/GTP-binding protein, with product MIGEDIALTLKIVVAGGFGAGKTTLVGSVSEIRPLHSEETLSGNGRGRYESDGMERKGTTTVAMDFGRITAHSGLTLHLFGTPGQDRFRFLWDELCEGALAAIVLADTRRPGDCFAAVDYFERGRVPFVVAVNRFPGAADHTEHDLARALDLARGTPVVPCDARDRASGKEVLIRTVEYAGRMHTARLLASVG from the coding sequence ATGATCGGAGAGGACATCGCGCTCACCTTGAAGATCGTTGTCGCGGGCGGCTTCGGGGCCGGGAAGACGACCCTGGTCGGCTCGGTCAGCGAGATCCGCCCGCTGCACTCGGAGGAGACGCTGAGCGGGAACGGGCGTGGCCGGTACGAATCCGACGGCATGGAGCGGAAGGGCACCACGACCGTAGCGATGGATTTCGGCCGTATCACCGCCCACTCAGGCTTGACGCTCCACCTGTTCGGCACGCCGGGTCAGGACCGCTTCCGATTCCTCTGGGACGAGCTGTGCGAGGGCGCCCTCGCGGCGATCGTGCTCGCGGACACCCGGCGTCCCGGGGACTGTTTCGCCGCCGTCGACTACTTCGAGCGCGGGCGGGTTCCGTTCGTCGTCGCCGTCAACCGGTTCCCCGGCGCTGCTGACCATACGGAGCACGACCTCGCCCGAGCGCTCGACCTCGCCCGAGGCACGCCGGTCGTGCCGTGCGACGCCCGCGACCGGGCATCCGGAAAAGAAGTCCTGATCCGTACGGTCGAGTACGCCGGGCGTATGCACACCGCACGGCTCCTCGCCTCCGTCGGCTGA
- a CDS encoding histidine phosphatase family protein: protein MRMLLIRHGQTVSNVGHFLDTARPGPGLTDLGLRQAAALPGALAGEDIAALYASTLTRTQLTAAPLAAERGIEVRIREGIRELSAGDLEMRADEDAVRQYLTTVFAWSAGDIARRMPGGESGTEALARFDAVVAEAAGFGEQRTVALVSHGAAIRVWTAARARNVTVEFAAEHRLDNTGVVVVEGSPDSGWTALSWAGTVVPGVTASGAADGGPAGRTLPGPELGPTADHPFA, encoded by the coding sequence ATGCGAATGCTGCTGATCCGTCACGGCCAGACAGTGTCCAACGTCGGGCACTTCCTGGACACCGCACGGCCTGGCCCCGGCCTCACCGACCTGGGGCTTCGGCAGGCTGCTGCCCTGCCCGGAGCCCTCGCCGGGGAGGACATCGCAGCGTTGTACGCCTCCACCCTGACCCGTACGCAACTCACGGCCGCACCCCTCGCCGCAGAACGGGGCATCGAGGTCCGGATCCGCGAGGGAATCCGCGAACTGTCGGCCGGTGACCTGGAGATGCGGGCCGACGAGGACGCCGTGCGGCAGTATCTGACGACCGTCTTCGCCTGGTCGGCGGGGGACATCGCCCGCCGGATGCCCGGGGGCGAGAGCGGGACCGAGGCGCTGGCCCGCTTCGACGCCGTGGTGGCCGAGGCAGCGGGGTTCGGGGAGCAGAGGACCGTGGCGCTCGTCAGTCATGGTGCTGCCATCCGTGTGTGGACAGCCGCCCGCGCACGGAACGTCACGGTGGAGTTCGCCGCCGAACACCGCCTGGACAACACGGGCGTGGTGGTGGTCGAGGGCTCGCCGGACTCGGGATGGACGGCGCTCTCCTGGGCCGGGACGGTCGTCCCGGGGGTCACCGCGAGCGGCGCGGCGGACGGTGGTCCGGCAGGCCGCACGCTGCCGGGCCCGGAGCTGGGGCCGACAGCGGACCATCCCTTCGCCTGA
- a CDS encoding N-acetyltransferase family protein: MLIREATSEDWPAIWPFFHSIVSAGETLTYPLDLGEEDAEGWWFVAAPSRVVVAVDDAGTVLGTAKMNRNHMGNGSHIASATYMVDPARSGQGVGRALCVYSVDWARAEGYRAMQFNAVVETNTHAVRLYRSIGFDVIGTLPEGFDHPTEGYVGLHIMHKAL; encoded by the coding sequence ATGCTGATCAGGGAAGCAACCTCCGAGGACTGGCCCGCCATCTGGCCGTTCTTCCATTCGATCGTCTCCGCGGGCGAGACGCTCACCTATCCGCTCGACCTCGGTGAGGAGGACGCCGAGGGATGGTGGTTCGTCGCGGCGCCGAGCCGGGTGGTCGTTGCCGTGGACGACGCCGGGACCGTGCTCGGCACGGCGAAGATGAATCGCAACCACATGGGCAACGGGTCGCACATCGCCAGCGCCACGTACATGGTCGACCCCGCACGCTCCGGCCAGGGGGTGGGGCGCGCGCTGTGTGTGTACTCGGTCGACTGGGCTCGCGCCGAAGGGTACCGGGCCATGCAGTTCAACGCGGTGGTCGAGACCAACACCCACGCGGTCAGGCTGTACCGGTCGATCGGGTTCGACGTGATCGGAACCCTTCCGGAGGGCTTCGACCACCCCACCGAGGGCTATGTGGGGCTTCACATCATGCACAAGGCCCTGTGA
- a CDS encoding methyltransferase domain-containing protein: MTDDHTHHVLDFFTPRAAGWDSRFPDDGPAYAAAAGLLGLRPGDAVLDAGCGTGRALPALRAVVGPEGTVLGADLTPAMLEAAVRAGRGESGALVRADVARLPLRDGVLDAVFGAGLISHLARPEADAAELARVVRPGGVLGLFHPIGRAALAARQGRGVTDDDLRAEPRLRALLAGAGWRLESYTDEDDRFLALAVRQA, from the coding sequence ATGACCGACGACCACACCCATCACGTCCTGGACTTCTTCACGCCGCGTGCGGCCGGCTGGGACAGCCGGTTCCCCGACGACGGCCCCGCCTACGCCGCCGCGGCCGGATTGCTCGGGTTGCGTCCCGGCGATGCCGTGCTCGACGCGGGCTGTGGGACGGGGCGGGCGCTTCCCGCACTGCGGGCGGTGGTCGGGCCGGAGGGAACGGTGCTGGGCGCCGACCTCACTCCGGCCATGCTGGAGGCGGCGGTGCGGGCGGGACGTGGAGAGAGCGGTGCACTCGTCCGTGCCGACGTCGCGCGGCTCCCGCTGCGTGACGGAGTCCTGGACGCGGTGTTCGGGGCCGGGCTGATCTCGCATCTGGCCCGGCCCGAGGCCGATGCGGCGGAACTCGCCCGCGTGGTGCGACCGGGCGGAGTCCTTGGGCTGTTCCATCCGATCGGCCGGGCCGCCCTCGCCGCACGCCAGGGACGCGGCGTCACCGACGACGATCTGCGGGCCGAGCCCAGGCTGCGTGCGCTGCTGGCCGGTGCGGGGTGGCGGCTGGAGTCCTATACCGACGAGGACGACCGCTTCCTCGCCCTCGCCGTCAGGCAGGCCTGA
- the tatA gene encoding Sec-independent protein translocase subunit TatA, protein MLRNGLEPWHLLILAVIVIVVFGSKKLPDTARALGKSLRILKSEARAMKDENAR, encoded by the coding sequence GTGTTGCGCAACGGACTGGAACCCTGGCACCTGCTGATCCTGGCGGTCATCGTGATCGTCGTCTTCGGCTCGAAGAAGCTGCCGGACACCGCCCGCGCGCTGGGGAAGTCCCTGCGCATCCTCAAGAGCGAGGCCAGGGCGATGAAGGACGAGAACGCCCGCTGA
- the mgtA gene encoding magnesium-translocating P-type ATPase: MSSVPESGSAAGPGRHATAGTPASVTPLPGIGPGTSAAAAPGEDRTGAAPASGAGPTSLQTLRALDSGPRGLLETEAEIRLGRTGGNVLPTRRPVPWPRRFLRSLRDPFTSVLLCLGLVSALVSAWGTACVILALVIVSCLLRSVEEHRADRSAAALRELVATTATVVRRASDDAPPLERELPVADLVPGDVIRLRPGDLVPADVRLLRGDGLTVHQSALTGESVPVAKQALDVPDPALSGAGPFAQPEWCFQGSSVTSGSGTAVIVATGGETRFAAAHDGRAGQRGASSFDRSVQGISWTLIRFMLLTPPLVLMASAALRGRGLETLPFAVAVAVGLTPEMLPVIVTTTLARGAARLARTSGVIVKRLPALHDLGAVDVLCLDKTGTLTEDRPVVAETTDGTDRSDPDVLRWAAVSVWWTLQLADLPAADALDEAVLDAAERCGPSAGGEVDPEAYEGVAVLPFDPVRRVATAVVGRPGRLGVHTLVTRGAVEAVLDRCAVDREERDRLLALADRKAETGLRLVAVARADRAARAGAYTPADERGLTFLGLVALRDIPAPSAADALGVLARRGVRVKVLTGDHPGTAARVCADLGLRPEGRLGPDDVVTAELVDTLSDAELVPVADRATVFARCTPEHKARIVSALRSGGHTTGFLGDGVNDLPALHAADVGICPRNAVDVTREAADVVLAEKDLTAIDRAVLAGRHSSGNIATYLRITLSSNLGNVIAMLTAGLMLPFLPMLPAQVLVQNLCFDAAQLAFAFDRPAASVLRRPTVLRPRDFLRFITGFGLLNAAADLATFGVLALALHSASGDSGEAAFHAGWFTENLLTQALVMVLLRTGRTAAERRAGGPLRAAAAGLAAVGVLLPLTPLGALLGMSALPPLYYLSLGSVLGLYAVGLAAARRRYERRRPHDDEPAER; encoded by the coding sequence GTGAGCTCGGTGCCTGAGAGCGGTTCGGCCGCGGGCCCCGGACGACACGCCACCGCCGGTACGCCGGCCTCCGTCACACCGCTACCCGGCATCGGCCCCGGCACGTCCGCCGCGGCAGCACCCGGTGAAGACCGCACGGGCGCCGCTCCGGCGTCCGGCGCCGGGCCCACTTCGCTGCAGACGCTGCGAGCCCTCGACAGCGGACCTCGCGGACTGCTGGAGACGGAGGCGGAGATCCGGCTCGGCCGGACGGGCGGGAACGTGCTGCCGACCCGGCGGCCCGTGCCCTGGCCCCGCCGCTTCCTGCGGAGCCTCCGGGATCCGTTCACCTCCGTACTTCTCTGTCTCGGCCTGGTATCGGCACTCGTCTCCGCGTGGGGCACCGCGTGCGTCATTCTGGCCCTCGTCATAGTGAGCTGTCTGCTGCGCTCGGTCGAGGAACATCGCGCCGACCGTTCGGCCGCGGCGCTGCGCGAACTGGTGGCGACCACGGCGACCGTGGTGCGCAGGGCCTCGGACGACGCACCTCCTCTGGAACGGGAGCTACCGGTCGCCGACCTGGTGCCGGGGGACGTGATCCGGCTGCGGCCGGGCGACCTGGTCCCCGCCGATGTGCGGCTGCTGCGCGGCGACGGCCTCACCGTGCATCAGTCGGCGCTGACCGGGGAGTCGGTGCCGGTGGCCAAGCAGGCGCTCGACGTCCCCGACCCCGCGCTGTCCGGGGCCGGACCGTTCGCGCAGCCGGAATGGTGCTTCCAGGGCAGCAGTGTCACCTCCGGCAGTGGCACGGCGGTGATCGTTGCCACCGGAGGGGAGACCCGGTTCGCCGCCGCCCACGACGGCCGGGCCGGGCAACGGGGTGCGAGCTCCTTCGACCGGTCGGTCCAGGGCATCTCCTGGACGCTCATCCGCTTCATGCTCCTGACTCCGCCCCTGGTGCTGATGGCCAGTGCGGCGCTGCGCGGCCGGGGCCTGGAGACACTGCCGTTCGCCGTGGCCGTCGCCGTGGGTCTCACCCCGGAGATGCTGCCGGTCATCGTGACGACGACACTCGCGCGGGGAGCCGCTCGGCTGGCGCGTACGAGCGGAGTGATCGTCAAACGGCTCCCGGCGCTGCACGACCTGGGGGCGGTCGATGTGCTGTGCCTGGACAAGACCGGCACGCTGACCGAGGACCGGCCCGTCGTCGCGGAGACGACCGACGGTACGGACCGGTCCGACCCCGACGTACTGCGGTGGGCGGCCGTCAGCGTGTGGTGGACGCTCCAGCTGGCGGACCTGCCCGCGGCCGACGCACTCGACGAAGCGGTGCTGGACGCCGCCGAGCGGTGCGGACCGTCCGCTGGCGGGGAGGTGGATCCGGAGGCGTACGAGGGTGTCGCCGTACTGCCCTTCGATCCGGTGCGCCGGGTCGCGACCGCCGTGGTCGGGCGACCGGGCCGGCTCGGTGTCCACACCCTGGTCACCAGGGGCGCGGTCGAGGCCGTGCTCGACCGGTGCGCCGTGGACCGGGAGGAGCGCGATCGGCTGCTCGCCCTCGCCGACCGGAAGGCGGAGACGGGGCTGCGTCTGGTGGCCGTGGCCCGCGCCGACCGGGCGGCCCGGGCGGGCGCGTACACCCCGGCGGACGAGCGGGGGCTGACCTTCCTGGGCCTGGTGGCGCTGCGGGACATCCCGGCCCCGAGCGCCGCCGACGCGCTGGGGGTGCTCGCGCGCCGGGGTGTGCGGGTCAAGGTGCTCACCGGGGACCATCCGGGCACGGCCGCCCGGGTGTGCGCGGACCTCGGCCTGCGCCCGGAGGGTCGCCTCGGCCCCGACGACGTGGTGACGGCCGAACTGGTGGACACCCTGTCGGACGCGGAGCTGGTCCCGGTGGCGGACCGGGCCACCGTGTTCGCGCGCTGCACCCCCGAGCACAAGGCCCGGATCGTCTCGGCCCTGCGCTCCGGCGGCCACACGACCGGCTTCCTCGGCGACGGCGTCAACGACCTGCCCGCCCTGCACGCCGCTGATGTCGGCATCTGCCCCCGCAACGCCGTGGACGTGACCAGGGAGGCGGCGGACGTCGTCCTGGCGGAGAAGGACCTCACCGCGATCGACCGTGCGGTGCTGGCCGGCCGACACAGCAGTGGGAACATCGCCACCTATCTGCGGATCACCCTCTCGTCGAACCTCGGCAATGTCATCGCCATGTTGACGGCCGGGCTGATGCTGCCCTTCCTTCCCATGCTCCCCGCGCAGGTGCTGGTACAGAACCTCTGCTTCGACGCGGCGCAGTTGGCTTTCGCTTTCGACCGCCCGGCGGCGTCGGTCCTGCGCCGCCCCACCGTGCTGCGCCCACGCGACTTCCTGCGCTTCATCACGGGTTTCGGCCTGCTCAACGCGGCCGCCGACCTCGCCACCTTCGGGGTGCTCGCGCTCGCCCTCCACAGCGCGTCCGGGGACAGCGGGGAGGCGGCGTTCCACGCCGGTTGGTTCACGGAGAACCTGCTCACCCAGGCCCTGGTCATGGTCCTGCTGCGGACCGGCCGCACTGCCGCCGAGCGCAGGGCGGGCGGGCCTCTGCGGGCCGCCGCGGCGGGCCTCGCCGCGGTCGGCGTACTCCTGCCGCTCACACCGCTCGGGGCACTGCTGGGTATGAGCGCCCTGCCACCCCTCTACTACCTGTCGCTCGGCTCGGTCCTGGGACTGTACGCGGTCGGGCTGGCGGCGGCCCGCCGCCGCTACGAGCGCCGCCGGCCGCACGATGACGAGCCTGCCGAACGCTGA
- a CDS encoding ArsR/SmtB family transcription factor has product MSTGSGGGFQDPPAEVLAEAAAAFGLLATPARLHIVWALAQGESDVTGLAERVGGTLPSVSQHLTKLKLAGLVRSRREGRRQVYLVDDPDVVMVVRLMVGQLTERAGHSGHPGRSARNPVRLRELGA; this is encoded by the coding sequence GTGTCGACAGGTTCCGGCGGCGGTTTCCAGGATCCGCCCGCGGAGGTGCTGGCGGAGGCCGCGGCGGCGTTCGGGCTCCTGGCGACACCGGCACGCCTGCACATCGTGTGGGCGCTGGCCCAGGGCGAGAGCGATGTCACGGGGCTCGCCGAGCGGGTGGGCGGGACGCTTCCCTCGGTCAGCCAGCATCTGACGAAGCTGAAGCTGGCCGGTCTCGTCCGATCGCGCCGTGAAGGCCGTCGGCAGGTCTATCTGGTCGACGATCCCGACGTGGTGATGGTCGTACGACTCATGGTCGGGCAGTTGACCGAGCGCGCCGGGCACTCCGGACATCCCGGCCGCTCCGCCCGGAATCCGGTCCGCCTGCGTGAGCTCGGTGCCTGA
- a CDS encoding DUF6397 family protein — protein MTVREALRAHTRTRGADVGSRPGRARTRAARAGGARVRAEVHAADVSTGVENEGGDTPSATPAAATVAAGRAAQELGIRRAEFELAVHLGLIGVVCAPGGGRPRVHEEEIGRLRERPGFPDDLAERVRTVGTAEGAALLGIAPARFTRLARAGCVSPVTFYLNRYRAVVWLYLADELAAFAAREPELLAGRTPVRMRTILESGADWRPRNWRSQRIDRLLNRTRDPWVRTAIQASALDPVQLAEVVDDPYERAYLARVRPDPVFGRPGSMAAREAMGELMLADDPDEILWRRVNLVLELDEARAERPAPLPGDDGVSRPAPAALTDTAARTDAGASTGAATPESAAEPAPLLARAGAARSAVTGAPTGKGLLARLGWRGRGAG, from the coding sequence ATGACGGTCAGGGAAGCGCTGCGGGCGCACACGAGGACCCGAGGCGCGGACGTCGGGTCCCGGCCCGGGCGGGCCAGGACCCGGGCCGCGCGGGCCGGGGGCGCGAGGGTACGGGCCGAGGTCCATGCCGCGGATGTCAGTACGGGGGTGGAGAACGAGGGCGGGGACACTCCGTCCGCCACCCCGGCGGCGGCGACGGTCGCGGCCGGGCGCGCGGCTCAGGAGCTGGGTATCCGGCGTGCGGAGTTCGAGCTCGCGGTGCACCTGGGGCTGATCGGCGTCGTCTGCGCACCGGGAGGCGGGCGGCCACGGGTGCACGAGGAGGAGATCGGGCGCCTGCGGGAGCGGCCGGGCTTTCCCGATGACCTGGCGGAGCGGGTCCGCACCGTCGGAACAGCGGAGGGAGCGGCACTGCTGGGCATCGCTCCGGCGCGCTTCACCCGGCTCGCCCGGGCAGGCTGTGTCTCACCGGTCACGTTCTATCTGAACCGGTATCGCGCGGTGGTCTGGCTCTACCTCGCGGACGAGCTCGCCGCCTTCGCGGCCCGGGAGCCGGAGCTGCTTGCGGGGCGGACACCCGTGAGGATGCGCACGATCCTTGAGTCGGGCGCCGACTGGCGGCCGCGGAACTGGCGCTCCCAGCGCATCGATCGGCTGCTGAACCGCACGCGGGACCCCTGGGTGCGCACGGCGATCCAGGCGTCGGCGCTGGACCCGGTGCAACTGGCGGAAGTGGTGGACGACCCCTATGAGCGCGCCTATCTCGCGCGGGTCCGGCCGGATCCGGTCTTCGGACGCCCGGGGTCCATGGCGGCGAGGGAAGCCATGGGGGAGCTGATGCTGGCCGACGATCCCGACGAGATTCTCTGGCGGAGGGTCAACCTGGTGCTGGAGCTGGATGAGGCGCGAGCGGAGCGGCCGGCCCCGCTCCCCGGGGACGACGGCGTAAGCCGACCGGCGCCTGCCGCCCTGACCGATACCGCAGCCCGGACCGATGCCGGGGCCAGTACCGGTGCCGCGACTCCGGAGTCCGCCGCCGAGCCCGCACCGTTGCTCGCCCGTGCCGGGGCGGCTCGCTCGGCCGTGACGGGAGCGCCGACCGGGAAGGGGCTGCTCGCCAGGCTGGGGTGGCGTGGGCGTGGCGCCGGATAA
- a CDS encoding roadblock/LC7 domain-containing protein: MPLDRGLDWLLDDLTSRVQFIRHALVLSNDGLVTGASTGLAREDAEHLAAVSSGLQSLARGSGRHFRAGRARQTMVEFDEALLFVTAAGDGSCLCVLTAAEADVGQVAYEMTLLVNRVGEHLGVSVRQGGPEDLGPF; the protein is encoded by the coding sequence ATGCCGCTTGACCGGGGACTTGACTGGCTCCTTGACGATCTCACCAGCAGGGTGCAATTCATACGGCACGCCTTGGTGCTGTCGAACGACGGACTGGTCACCGGGGCCAGCACCGGGCTTGCCCGCGAGGACGCGGAGCACCTGGCGGCGGTCTCCTCCGGTCTGCAGAGTCTGGCGCGCGGCTCGGGGCGCCACTTCAGGGCGGGGCGCGCCCGCCAGACCATGGTCGAGTTCGACGAGGCGTTGCTCTTCGTGACGGCCGCGGGCGACGGCAGTTGCCTGTGCGTCCTGACGGCCGCCGAAGCCGATGTCGGCCAGGTCGCCTACGAGATGACCCTGCTCGTCAACAGGGTCGGCGAACACCTCGGAGTCTCCGTCCGCCAAGGCGGGCCCGAAGACCTCGGACCCTTCTGA
- a CDS encoding oxygenase MpaB family protein: MVERYDRLKEIRRLDPERDFLEIYRLTVTYEFPWDVTRALELALYRTYAVPSIGRLLDETAELTERSQKRYDDTALLLDTVVEHGFDTDEGRTAVRRINLMHRGYDISNEDMRYVLCTFVVTPKRWLDNFGWRRLCCHELRAFAAYYRTLGTRMGIKDVPETYEDFERTLDAYENEHFGWDAGGRRVSDATLALMGSWYPAPLAPLVRGASLALLDDSLLRAFRYRRPGPVARGAARGALRLRARAVRLLPPRRKPHYARQNPEIKGYPNGYEIAELGTFPTPGVRGCPVPGHRPSPSHAD; this comes from the coding sequence GTGGTGGAGCGGTACGACCGGCTCAAGGAGATTCGGCGGCTGGACCCCGAGCGGGACTTCCTGGAGATCTACCGTCTCACCGTCACCTACGAGTTCCCGTGGGACGTCACCCGCGCCCTCGAACTGGCCCTCTACCGCACCTACGCCGTGCCCAGCATCGGCCGACTCCTGGACGAGACGGCGGAGTTGACGGAGCGATCCCAGAAACGTTACGACGACACCGCCCTGCTGCTCGACACGGTGGTGGAGCACGGCTTCGACACCGACGAAGGCCGCACGGCCGTCCGGCGGATCAACCTGATGCACCGCGGCTACGACATCAGCAACGAGGACATGCGCTACGTCCTGTGCACGTTCGTCGTCACCCCGAAGCGCTGGCTGGACAACTTCGGCTGGCGCCGCCTGTGCTGCCACGAGCTGAGAGCCTTCGCCGCCTATTACCGTACGCTCGGCACCCGCATGGGGATCAAGGACGTTCCGGAGACCTACGAGGACTTCGAGCGCACCCTCGACGCCTATGAGAACGAGCATTTCGGCTGGGACGCAGGGGGCCGCCGGGTGTCCGACGCCACCCTGGCGCTGATGGGGTCCTGGTATCCGGCGCCCCTCGCCCCGCTGGTGCGCGGCGCCAGCCTCGCGCTCCTGGACGACTCGTTGCTCAGGGCGTTCCGCTACCGCCGCCCGGGGCCGGTGGCCCGCGGAGCGGCCAGGGGAGCGCTCCGGCTCCGGGCTCGTGCCGTCCGGCTCCTGCCGCCCCGGCGGAAGCCCCACTACGCGCGCCAGAACCCCGAGATCAAGGGATATCCGAACGGGTACGAGATCGCGGAGCTGGGAACGTTCCCCACACCGGGCGTCCGTGGCTGCCCGGTCCCCGGCCACCGGCCGTCGCCGTCGCACGCCGACTGA
- a CDS encoding TerD family protein, which translates to MGVTLAKGGNVSLSKEAPGLTAVTVGLGWDVRTTTGADHDLDASALLCSAAGKVLSDGHFVFYNNLNSPDGSVRHTGDNLTGEGEGDDESVEVDLSSVPAEIAKIVFPVSIHDAQSRGQSFGQVRNAFIRVVNRANGVELARYDLSEDASTETAMVFGELYRHGAEWKFRAVGQGYASGLAGIASDYGVNV; encoded by the coding sequence ATGGGTGTGACTCTGGCCAAGGGCGGCAATGTCTCCCTGTCCAAGGAGGCCCCCGGCCTGACCGCCGTGACGGTCGGGCTCGGTTGGGACGTTCGGACCACGACCGGAGCCGATCACGACCTGGACGCCAGTGCGCTGCTGTGTTCCGCGGCCGGGAAGGTCCTCTCCGACGGCCACTTCGTCTTCTACAACAACCTCAACAGCCCCGATGGTTCGGTCCGCCACACCGGCGACAATCTGACGGGTGAGGGCGAGGGAGACGACGAGTCGGTCGAGGTCGACCTGTCGTCGGTCCCCGCCGAGATCGCGAAGATCGTGTTCCCCGTCTCGATCCACGACGCCCAGAGCCGGGGCCAGAGTTTCGGTCAGGTGCGCAACGCGTTCATCCGCGTGGTGAACCGGGCCAACGGCGTGGAGCTCGCCCGCTACGACCTGAGCGAGGACGCCTCCACCGAGACCGCGATGGTCTTCGGCGAGCTGTACCGGCACGGCGCCGAGTGGAAGTTCCGCGCGGTCGGCCAGGGTTACGCCTCCGGCCTGGCGGGCATCGCCTCGGACTACGGGGTCAATGTCTGA
- a CDS encoding fatty acid desaturase yields MPQATATVADPADESSPDRPAGVREAAPGSDFAPLLRAVRDQGLLERRTDRYVLGIAVNLVALGAVITGFVLLGDSWWSLLLTLPLAVLWTRTAFIAHDAGHAQISGDRRTSRVIGLVHANLLLGMNEAWWNDKHVRHHANPNHIDKDPDVGVGALVWTQKQAAQREGLARWLTRNQARLFFPMLLLEGIALKIYGFQFLRRQPLRERVVSGLLLTAHLALCATLLLSTLSPGKAIVFALVLHALFGLHLGMAFAPNHKGMEMPDPDGERWGHLQRQVLTSRNVRGAVLTDWFLGGLNYQIEHHLFPSMPRPNLRLAQPLVKAYCSGIGMPYAETGLIESYRQALSHMHEVGEPLR; encoded by the coding sequence ATGCCCCAGGCGACAGCCACTGTTGCGGATCCTGCGGACGAAAGCAGTCCTGACCGTCCGGCCGGCGTCCGCGAGGCGGCACCCGGCAGCGACTTCGCGCCGCTGTTGCGTGCCGTGCGGGACCAGGGGCTGCTGGAGCGCCGTACTGATCGGTATGTGCTCGGCATCGCCGTCAATCTGGTGGCCCTGGGTGCGGTGATCACCGGCTTCGTCCTGTTGGGCGACAGCTGGTGGAGCCTGCTCCTCACCCTGCCGCTGGCGGTGCTGTGGACGCGTACGGCCTTCATCGCCCATGACGCCGGACACGCACAGATATCCGGCGACCGCAGGACGAGCAGAGTGATCGGTCTCGTTCACGCCAATCTGCTTCTCGGAATGAACGAGGCGTGGTGGAACGACAAGCACGTACGCCACCACGCCAACCCGAACCACATCGACAAGGACCCCGATGTCGGTGTCGGCGCCCTGGTCTGGACCCAGAAGCAGGCGGCGCAGCGTGAGGGACTCGCCCGCTGGCTGACCAGGAACCAGGCCCGGCTGTTCTTCCCGATGCTGTTGCTCGAAGGCATCGCGCTGAAGATCTACGGATTCCAGTTCCTGCGCCGCCAGCCCCTCCGGGAGCGGGTCGTCTCGGGGCTGCTGCTGACCGCGCACCTCGCCCTCTGCGCGACGTTGCTGCTCAGCACCCTGTCCCCGGGCAAGGCGATCGTCTTCGCCCTGGTGCTGCACGCGCTGTTCGGCCTGCACCTGGGCATGGCCTTCGCCCCGAACCACAAGGGAATGGAGATGCCCGACCCCGACGGCGAGCGCTGGGGCCACCTCCAGCGGCAGGTCCTGACCTCGCGCAACGTACGTGGCGCCGTCCTGACGGACTGGTTCCTCGGCGGGCTGAACTACCAGATCGAGCACCACCTCTTCCCGAGCATGCCCCGGCCCAACCTGCGTCTCGCCCAGCCCCTGGTCAAGGCGTACTGCTCCGGTATCGGCATGCCGTATGCGGAGACCGGGCTGATCGAGTCCTACCGACAGGCGCTGTCGCACATGCACGAGGTCGGCGAACCGCTGCGATAG
- a CDS encoding PPOX class F420-dependent oxidoreductase has translation MAHHMTEEEWRAFLSQGTRTAKVSTVRADGSPHVAPVWFLLDGDSVVFNTGKESVKGRNLARDGRVALCVDDDRPPYAFAVVRGHAELSEDPGELLRWATLIAHRYVEADAAEEFGRRNGVPGELVVRVRIDQVVAMADMAG, from the coding sequence ATGGCACACCACATGACCGAAGAAGAATGGCGCGCCTTTCTCTCGCAGGGCACGCGCACGGCGAAGGTCTCGACGGTGCGGGCCGACGGCAGTCCCCATGTCGCACCCGTCTGGTTCCTTCTCGACGGTGACTCGGTGGTCTTCAACACCGGCAAGGAGAGCGTCAAGGGGCGCAACCTCGCACGCGACGGGCGGGTCGCTCTCTGCGTCGATGACGACCGGCCACCGTACGCGTTCGCGGTGGTGCGGGGGCATGCCGAACTGAGCGAGGACCCCGGGGAACTCCTGCGGTGGGCCACGTTGATCGCCCACCGTTACGTGGAGGCCGACGCGGCCGAGGAGTTCGGCCGGCGGAACGGCGTGCCCGGTGAACTGGTCGTTCGCGTGAGGATCGACCAGGTGGTCGCGATGGCTGACATGGCCGGCTGA